Below is a genomic region from Helianthus annuus cultivar XRQ/B chromosome 2, HanXRQr2.0-SUNRISE, whole genome shotgun sequence.
ACCAACATTCAAACGAAGATTCGAACGTTGGATGGAACCAAAGTAACCTTTTCTTCTTGGGTTAAACTTTTTCGTCTACATGTTGTCGCCTACAAGGTACTCAACCACGTCGATGGAACCCCTGCTCCGGTTTCACCGGCTGCTGATGTGGAATTATGGCAGGAGCTTGATGCTCTAGTTTTGCAATGGATTTACAGCACTGTCGCTGATGATCTGTTAACCCGGATTCTTCATACCAAAACCACTACCTATGCAACTTGGTCAAAACTAGAAAAGATATTTTTACGCAACAAGAAAGCCCGCGCAGCAACGCTGGAAACCAAATTTTGTAACCTCACGTTAACAGCCTGTTCATCCGTAGAAGATTATTGTCAGCGCCTCACCGAGTTGTCCAACCAACtcgctgatgtggaccaacctgtttCTGAATCCAGGTTGGTTCTTCAGTTGGTTCGTGGTCTTCCCGAAGAATAGAACACCACAGTTTCTCTTATTAATCAACAAGAAGTCGGGTGGGATCAGGCCATCACTATGTTAAATGACGAGGTGCTCCGGATTGATGCACGCAAGGGCTCCACCACAGCAGTCTTGGCAGCCCCTTCGGCTCCCACACAGCAGCAACAAAACCCCACTCAACAGCAACAACCTTAGACTTCTGACCCTACCGCCTTTTCTTCTCATGGTCAGGGCAGGGGTCGGGAGTCTTGGAACAAACGTGGCGGACGGGGTCGCGGTTCTGGTCGACAGCAGCAATACTTTTGGGCTGGACAGCAGCAAGGATATCCAAATTGGGCTTGGTGGACACCTCCACCCTGCCCTTACCCGACCCAACAGCCATGGCGGCCCCACAACAACAAACCGACAGCCTCTCCTCAGCCTGCACACTATGCTGCTCGACCACAGCTCAACGGACAGCCTGACTTCACACCGGGTATTCTTCAGCCACCTACAACAACGGGGTACAATGCACTCTCTCCATCTGATTTAAGCGCTGCCTTCACTAAAATGCAGGTCAATCAGCCACAGTCCTCTTGGAACATGGATATCATGGATACGGGAACAAGATCTCACCTCACTCAGGAACCAGGTAAAATTTTATTCCCTAATTATTCTCCTGTTCGCAGTAACATTTTGGTAGGCAATGGCAATTCTCTACCAATACTTGGATCTAGCACAGGCCTACACATCTTACCCAACCGTACTTATATCCTGCCCAATGTCCTGTATAGCCCCTAAATAattaaaaaccttatttatgtACGACGTTTTACTCGTGATGACAACGTTTCTATTGAATTTGACCCTTTTGGTTTTTCTTTGAAGGATCTCAAAACTAAGAAGACTCTATCTAGACATAACAGCACCAGTGATCTCTATCCATTCACGCCACCTCAATTCCCGCCTCAAGCTTGTTATCTTACTTCTCCTTCACTTCCCTAGCATGCTAGGCTCGGTCACCCCGGAGCTCAAATTTTAGATGTCTTAGGTTGTAATTTTCATATTTCTTGTAATAAAGACAATATGTCTAATATTTGCAACTCGTGTCGAATTTCAAATAGTAAACGTCTTCCTTTCTATGCATCAAATTCTTTTACTTTTGCCCTATTTGACATTGTGCACTGTGATCAGGGTATAAATATTATATGGTGCTTATGGAcaattttttcaattttgtttGGGTCTACCCCCTTAAATACAAATCTGAAACCTTCCCTACATTTACCAAATTCCACCAACTCATTCTAACACAATTTCAACGAAAAATTAAAACTTTGGGTTTCGCTCACAGACGCTTCCCGTGCTTGAAAGACGCATCGCAAGCTTGATGCGCCTCTCCACCGACGTAGGAGGGTgacattttcaaaaaaaaaattggtcaacagatattttggtaattttcccgaTTAAAATTATTTGACATTCTTCTAAAGTCTAACCCATGTGGGATCATATGCACCAGCTTACCAGCCTATATCCACTTTTAAATAAAGAATCACCTACCATTAGTCATGAGCTAGTTTCATTATTAAAGGCTCATCTTATTCCAAATTGTTAAAGATTAAAAAGCCAAATTAGAGAAAATTACGAGCATTAACTAATCATTtatttttaatagctaactagaTTATTTGCATGCGCGTTGCGGCGGTACATTATCATGGGCATTCGATTAGTATTAATATGGTTTGTGACAATACCGGTACGACATATGCACTCGTTATAGAAATAAACACGTGTTTTATATCGaccgaaaactataaaaatgaatacCGGTACTAGTACCAATATTGTTTGAACGGCATATATTTGTTCAAATCAT
It encodes:
- the LOC110900912 gene encoding uncharacterized protein LOC110900912, with product MPKDDSTPESSTLKPSPLHPTYSVTNIQTKIRTLDGTKVTFSSWVKLFRLHVVAYKVLNHVDGTPAPVSPAADVELWQELDALVLQWIYSTVADDLLTRILHTKTTTYATWSKLEKIFLRNKKARAATLETKFCNLTLTACSSVEDYCQRLTELSNQLADVDQPVSESRLVLQLVRGLPEE